One stretch of Arachis duranensis cultivar V14167 chromosome 1, aradu.V14167.gnm2.J7QH, whole genome shotgun sequence DNA includes these proteins:
- the LOC127747469 gene encoding uncharacterized protein LOC127747469 — MFEYESEDLHTPISSDDEGRGDKFPEFDDEYAHGEGRFELGTRFATVDRFKEVVKDSFIAEGRELKWIKNDKERVRAVCGDQECPYLVHLSYNKSLQCYQVKTYHPEHTCARDLGSNTADQHWLSKKIEKRMSTQPHMNTKEVTDFLKEEFSLCPYPKMVYRAVKEARDKIHGNEREQYKRTRDYCEEILRSNPGSSARLELMPIPYGLSIFDKMYICLDACKQGFKDGCRPLLHLDGYFLKTYYGSWLLAAVA, encoded by the coding sequence ATGTTTGAGTATGAGTCTGAAGACTTGCATACTCCCATATCATCTGATGATGAAGGCAGAGGTGATAAATTTCCAGAATTTGATGATGAGTATGCTCATGGTGAAGGCAGGTTTGAGCTAGGAACTAGGTTTGCCACTGTGGACAGGTTCAAGGAGGTAGTTAAAGATTCTTTCATTGCTGAGGGTCGGGAATTGAAATGGATAAAAAATGACAAAGAGAGAGTGAGAGCGGTGTGTGGGGATCAGGAGTGTCCTTACTTGGTTCACTTGTCATACAACAAAAGTTTGCAGTGTTATCAAGTCAAAACCTACCATCCAGAACACACTTGTGCGAGGGATTTGGGCAGTAACACTGCTGATCAACACTGGCTAAGTAAGAAGATTGAAAAGCGGATGTCAACCCAACCACACATGAATACGAAGGAGGTTACTGATTTTCTTAAAGAGGAATTTTCCCTCTGTCCCTATCCTAAGATGGTTTATAGAGCAGTGAAAGAGGCTAGGGACAAGATCCACGGAAATGAAAGGGAACAATACAAGAGAACGAGGGATTATTGTGAGGAAATACTGAGGAGCAATCCAGGCTCATCAGCTAGGCTTGAGCTGATGCCAATTCCATATGGTCTCTCTATTTTTGATAAAATGTACATTTGCCTAGATGCCTGCAAACAAGGTTTCAAAGATGGATGTCGTCCTTTGTTACATTTGGATGGGTACTTTCTAAAAACATATTATGGTAGTTGGCTTCTAGCAGCAGTTGCTTAG